A window from Mangifera indica cultivar Alphonso chromosome 2, CATAS_Mindica_2.1, whole genome shotgun sequence encodes these proteins:
- the LOC123203762 gene encoding serine/threonine-protein kinase TIO-like: MGVENYHVIELVGEGSFGKVYKGRRKYTGQTVAMKFIMKHGKSEKDIHNLRQEIEILRKLKHENIIEMLDSFESPQEFCVVTEFAQGELFEILEDDKCLPEEQVQAIAKQLVRALHYLHSNRIIHRDMKPQNILIGAGSVVKLCDFGFARAMSTNTVVLRSIKGTPLYMAPELVREQPYNHTADLWSLGVILYELFVGQPPFYTNSVYALIRHIVKDPVKYPDDMSPNFRSFLKGLLNKVPQSRLTWPALLEHPFVKETSDELEARELRASTVLVRGCDAAWKSEGNANQTSSGKGNSPVAFQKNIAPGSQSDAQLNNSNTTQGNSSPHEEFPGFASPTEVKPSGNQVLNRLENNSRTVKGALTIGQDDEAVRLILQPLKRWSKGPKNMREEDVLNSNQSLRILSNLVAAGATRSSELLDVIIPELLDFTATIVSLKSSELNDLIVKGFSIIKMLVDNSGSSISTSYFTHWVAIVEIFSQVVSSNEDTSGRVLFESTACITIMLSKVAQDLKASRTPSSETVSAPVVNETLKQILDHAKTSGLVDHLCLCLATSGASLSAGSSNLLHAACEACRALWSLIDTLEIHFTKENAVLFPLNAFRSHSLLRLDIRDPDRGSPVGMESARIVDAVTRGFLRSKAVQFAINHCLHQRTEATLSAVVQLLSRCCLRSGIVPNILCGLPSSLPVTTVVSGGADGTVVAEIFSILSLCASSLNKDQQMGETNNVKYKWSNPCALVLHSCLLLATVAQCLKSTSRNSALFMLTTTPKKQLSRLSILAHHFSSDDRIKASVQPHCASAMLALASILSLESGASVESSISEIAVPLIPRAASLCDHLKITSGNSDEVCFSDSNSILSYWHGLRDGCVGLLESRLKWGGPLAVQQMIASGIPLLLIDLLANGDTPQEIDSTRDRVGLSPTGVVSAISSICHCLPGGVLTFRQILLKNEHMKLICNLVFDVHLKLVKCWGGPGGGKDGVRDLINAVIDVLAFPFVAVQNAPSLPSATASVNSGFILNMGSPGGRVCMEDKEMVKAIEEEMGKYIRILLEVGVPVIILRCLDHMDFKDLGRPVAFLAKMIGHRPLAIQLVGKGLLDANRVRRLLDSSCPREVTLDVLMIVSDLARMDKGFYEYINGASMLEFLKEYLTHEDPNVRAKTCSALGNMCRHSSYFYTSLAKHQIIGLLIDRCADPDKRTRKFACFAIGNASYHNDVLYEELRRSIPQLANILLSAEEDKTKANAAGALSNLVRNSNKLCEDIVSKGAMQALLKLVADCSVVALNPSRKDAVNESPLKIALFSLAKMCAHQPCRHFLRSSELFPVIGRLCQSPESTIANYASVIISKVGDATGTTALPN; encoded by the exons ATTCTAAGAAAGTTGAAGCATGAGAATATAATTGAAATGCTTGATTCCTTTGAAAGCCCACAAGAGTTTTGTGTTGTTACAGAATTTGCACAA GGTGAACTATTTGAGATTCTTGAGGATGATAAATGCCTCCCAGAAGAACAAGTACAGGCAATTGCAAAGCAATTG GTGCGAGCATTGCATTACTTGCATTCAAACCGCATCATCCATCGTGATATGAAGCCACAAAACATTCTTATTGGCGCTGGTTCTGTTGTCAAG CTTTGTGATTTTGGGTTTGCACGTGCAATGTCTACAAATACTGTGGTTTTGAGATCCATAAAAG GAACTCCTCTATACATGGCTCCAGAGCTGGTACGGGAACAGCCCTACAACCACACTGCAGATTTGTGGTCCCTTGGAGTTATATT GTATGAATTATTTGTTGGCCAACCACCATTTTATACAAATTCAGTATATGCACTCATTAGGCATATTGTCAAG GATCCAGTTAAGTATCCAGACGATATGAGTCCAAATTTCAGAAGCTTTTTGAAGGGACTGCTTAATAAG GTGCCACAAAGTCGACTCACTTGGCCTGCCCTTCTTGAACATCCATTTGTTAAAGAAACCTCAGATGAATTGGAGGCTAGG GAGTTGCGTGCTTCAACTGTTCTGGTCAGGGGATGTGATGCAGCATGGAAGAGCGAAGGAAATGCTAATCAAACATCTAGTG GTAAAGGCAATTCTCCAGTTGCTTTTCAGAAGAATATTGCACCAGGCTCACAAAGTGATGCTCAGTTAAATAATTCTAACACAACACAAGGCAATTCTTCACCTCATGAGGAATTCCCAGGATTTGCAAGTCCTACCGAAGTTAAGCCATCAG GAAACCAAGTATTGAACAGATTGGAAAATAACTCACGCACAGTTAAAGGTGCACTAACAATTGGTCAAGATGATGAAGCAGTAAGACTTATATTGCAACCACTCAAAAGATGGTCCAAAGGACCCAAAAATATGAG GGAAGAAGATGTTCTTAATTCAAACCAGTCGCTGAGAATTCTTTCAAACCTAGTTGCAGCAGGTGCTACTCGTTCTAGTGAGCTGCTGGATGTAATAATACCTGAACTTCTTGATTTCACAGCCACAATAGTAAGCTTAAAGTCTTCAGAACTCAATGACCTAATAGTGAAG GGTTTctcaattattaaaatgctGGTTGACAACAGTGGAAGCAGCATCTCCACTTCATATTTCACGCACTGGGTTGCCATAGTGGAAATTTTTTCACAG GTTGTTTCTTCCAATGAAGATACTTCTGGAAGGGTTCTTTTTGAGTCTACTGCTTGCATCACAATTATGTTATCTAAAGTAGCCCAGGATCTTAAAGCATCCCGAACTCCTTCTTCTGAGACAGTTTCTGCTCCTGTGGTTAATGAAACACTGAAACAGATATTAGACCATGCTAAAACATCTGGTTTAGTGGACCATTTGTGTCTCTGTTTAGCAACATCAGGCGCAAGTCTCAGTGCTGGTTCTTCAAATTTGTTACATGCTGCATGTGAAGCATGTAGGGCTTTGTGGTCACTGATAGACACACTGGAAATTCATTTTACAAAGGAAAATGCTGTCCTATTTCCTCTCAATGCTTTCCGGAGTCATTCTTTACTTCGGCTTGACATCAGGGACCCTGACAGAGGATCACCAGTTGGGATGGAATCAGCAAGAATAGTTGATGCAGTGACAAGAGGGTTTCTCCGATCAAAGGCTGTGCAGTTTGCTATTAATCATTGCCTGCATCAACGGACAGAAGCAACATTGTCTGCTGTTGTTCAG CTTTTATCAAGGTGTTGCCTCCGTAGTGGAATTGTTCCAAACATACTTTGTGGCCTGCCCAGTTCCCTCCCTGTTACTACTGTTGTCAGTGGTGGAGCAGATGGCACTGTTGTTGCAGAGATATTCTCTATATTATCTCTATGTGCTTCGTCTTTAAATAAAGATCAACAAATGGGCGAAACAAATAATGTGAAGTACAAATGGAGCAATCCTTGTGCCCTAGTCCTGCATTCCTGCCTTCTCCTAGCAACAGTTGCTCAATGTTTGAAGTCAACTTCAAGAAATTCAGCACTGTTTATGCTTACAACCACCCCAAAGAAGCAGCTTTCTCGACTCTCAATCCTTGCACATCACTTCTCTTCGGATGATAGAATTAAAGCATCTGTTCAACCTCATTGTGCATCAGCCATGCTTGCTCTAGCATCCATTCTATCCCTTGAAAGTGGTGCTTCTGTTGAGTCTTCCATCTCTGAAATTGCAGTACCTTTGATTCCTCGAGCTGCCTCACTTTGTGATCACCTTAAGATCACATCAGGTAATTCAGATGAAGTCTGCTTTAGTGACTCAAATAGTATTCTCTCCTATTGGCATGGTCTTAGGGATGGATGCGTTGGCTTGTTAGAATCCAGACTGAAATGGGGAGGACCATTAGCTGTACAACAGATGATTGCCAGTGGTATACCCCTTCTTCTTATTGATTTACTTGCCAATGGTGATACTCCTCAAGAAATTGACAGCACGAGAGATCGAGTAGGGTTATCACCTACTGGAGTTGTGTCAGCAATTTCATCTATATGTCACTGCCTTCCGGGTGGAGTTTTAACTTTTCGTCAGATTTTGCTTAAGAATGAACACATGAAGCTCATCTGTAACTTGGTATTCGATGTTCACCTCAAGCTTGTGAAGTGCTGGGGTGGACCTGGTGGAGGGAAGGATGGAGTTAGGGATTTAATAAATGCAGTAATTGATGTCTTAGCATTTCCCTTCGTTGCTGTACAAAATGCTCCTAGTTTGCCCTCTGCTACTGCTTCTGTAAACAGTGGGTTTATTCTTAACATGGGTTCCCCAGGTGGGCGAGTATGTATGGAAGACAAAGAAATGGTGAAAGCGATCGAGGAAGAAATGGGAAAATATATAAGGATCCTTCTAGAG GTTGGGGTACCAGTCATTATACTTCGTTGCTTGGATCATATGGATTTTAAAGATTTGGGAAGGCCTGTTGCTTTTCTTGCCAAAATGATAGGACATCGGCCCCTTGCAATTCAGCTTGTGGGCAAAGGTTTGTTGGATGCAAACAGAGTGAGAAGGCTGCTTGATAGCTCATGTCCAAGAGAGGTCACACTGGATGTTTTGATGATAGTTTCTGATCTAGCTCGTATGGATAAG GGTTTCTATGAATACATTAATGGAGCTTCCATGTTAGAGTTCCTCAAAGAATATCTCACCCATGAAGATCCCAATGTGCGTGCCAAGACTTGCAGTGCTCTCGGCAACATGTGTCGCCACAGCTCCTACTTTTATACTTCATTG GCAAAGCATCAGATTATTGGACTCCTCATAGATCGATGTGCTGATCCAGACAAACGAACGAGGAAATTTGCATGTTTTGCG ATTGGTAATGCTTCCTACCATAACGATGTGTTGTATGAAGAACTGAGGAGATCCATACCACAGTTAGCAAATATACTGCTTTCAGCTGAGGAAGACAAGACCAAAGCGAATGCTGCTGGTGCTCTAAGTAATCTTGTTCGCAATTCCAACAAGCTCTGTGAAGACATTGTATCAAAAGGAGCCATGCAG GCTCTGTTGAAGTTGGTTGCAGACTGTTCAGTAGTGGCCTTAAACCCAAGTAGGAAAGATGCAGTAAACGAGTCTCCTCTAAAGATAGCTCTATTTTCATTAGCAAAAATGTGTGCGCACCAACCCTGCAGACACTTTCTACGATCATCAGAGCTTTTCCCAGTGATCGGCCGCCTTTGCCAATCCCCAGAATCCACCATTGCCAATTATGCCTCAGTTATCATCAGCAAAGTTGGTGATGCTACAGGTACGACAGCATTACcaaattga